The nucleotide sequence ggggggtcaccgaagactggaagtcaatatctcttaccgtttggcagcccAGAATgaagagaaattgaaaaaaaaacacgattgttaaaactgctctctcttgaagctcgagcagttaaaaaagaaaaatatcttttgaaaCTTTACTTCACTGTAATTTACTtagatagggtaaattaagctaattcaaaacttgctccaaatggaaatttttcgctactccaaatggaaacgtcattgttttcatgataaatacagtactaaattgctttatttatatattttctataccacggtttcattatttagttaattttgctccaaataaagcgaaaatccatttatattcacaaatttttatttgttaatttcacagaaaaattaacagtgtaccttttcaccatcgaatttttcatcgattggccatgttttccaatgaaaaacacaataagttgactgttgtttattcattttgtgtaacatttatataatatttctggctaattttggttaaatgaagtgctaatttttattgttaacgatacgtgaagttttcaaatgaaataattacttatttcgtgaacaaaaagggtttttctgaaatgtctgcaaatgcttcaatagggaacactggaaatatgatttttttttagagattttcttattattttaaatgagaaaggagaaaagatcaggaataagaacaaatcctgcactcaagagcaactcaacaaggttttggaagcctttcgtcgagGTTTCACTTACgcagtttgtctccaattagaaactttcccttgtctccatttggattaatatgtttttaatagaagcattttacgctcgtgtatttttcttgtatttaagaagttttaaaattatatctaaagaattttcactaaacagtaacattttagaagagtcaaggagcaaatttatgtaattctcttcagaaaaaatatgaacttaatgtgttgaatcttctgtcaaagttaaagcgtctggaaatggttttgaattaggacattaaCCCTACActcatttctttaattcaagTTTTGACTTAGCAAAATTTCGCAGGTTCTACTTGATTCCTCTCATCAGGGCCTTCACACAAGATCATAACCGCGATCTCTGACCATTTTAATTCACTCTTCCTTGAAGACTTAAATAAAATCTATGCAATAaaatctatcgtgataaatgtacataaaaaaaattcaaaagacaCTATTGTGATCTCTTCAAAGGAACAAACATGATCTAttcttttgagaatgatcaaatatgatccaattTGGTCCTTTTATCTTTAGAAGTGCATCATTCTCCTCGTACCATTCTTTGGCTATCTTTTATACGATACTATCTATCTTATGATCCGATACAAAATCTGGCAAGAAGATCTGGGGTATATCATGGCTTCTGTACAGAGACTACATGCATTTTCGGAAGCACTCCGTGTTGTAAGCTTgaacttgaaatattcaaacttaacataaattttgccattttctttaattgaaaaaaaaaagattgaagaAGATGTAAACTATGCAATTCTAAGTTCTTTATGACTGGAAATATAgtggaaaattttattagtaatagCATTTTTTCAAGCTTATAACCGTGAGAacattttctctgttttcttCAATAGTGAAAAACCTGTTTTGTGAACAAAATAGCAATATTGAAAAGAGAAGAGgttattccaaaaaaattattttattattgtctGCCATATCaattgtaaaactttaattcCTTTAGATAATTTTCGCCGGTACTTCGAAGCATGTCACATCCTTATTGCCATGTGTGAGCGCCCAGTGAACGACGAGACTCGTTTTGGGGTAGATCTCGAGGACTTTGAAGGAATTCTTGTAGACATAGGGAGTGCCAGCCTTAAGTGGACAACTGGCTTTGGTGGTTCCATCCTCCTCGAAGATGTTTTCACAGGCAGACGTGTTATCCACCCCGATGAAGGGCAATGGAATGCCGAGGATCTCAGCATGGACGGTGGTAGTGAGGGTCTTGAGATTTTTCTCTGGCGTGAACTTTTGCTCAATCGACACCTCTGTTTTTCGGCGGAGTTTGCAAGGTGGTTTCTGACAATTGGAAATTGATACTTCCGAGGACTCCAATTTCTTGGCTCCTCCAGCTGTAAAGCAGGTCAAAGAAGAAAcaatattaattatatttcagggtttttttttttaacatgatGCAACTAGAGTTGAAGATGACATagtttaatgaaattaaaattactaaaaattcaACTATTTTTGTACTTTGAATAAAATCAGAGTGAATATTAATGATATGATCGAAAACGCGCGTTCTTATTATTTCTTAATTACACATAATTTCTGAGAATATTTTagcaatattttatattaaaaggtATACATTTTTTGAATCTCAAATTCATCCTCTTGCTCCAAAATTTCTCTTACTAAGCAACTAAAATAATTGTTGCAAAAAGTAAAGTTTTCTGACAAAACACAGTCAAAACATTGATGTAAATTTTatgtcattaaaaaaaagaaatgaatagtGCGTTTTTGCTAATACAATTTTTGCCGTAACCAGTAGTAAACAGTTCTAAAACCGTTTTTCACTGGTTTACCTTTCAGTTTTATTGTAGTTTTATTACGGATGTCCAAAAAATTTCGTATATACTAAAAAAtttgtagtttctttttaaatattttcttttgtaaaaattagtTCCAGAAAACTTAAGGGGTTAAACGACACTTTTTATTAATGATTCACGAACTATCAGCTCTATCAGTTCTTCAGCTGTAACACATATGAAGATCAGCCACTATTTGTGCAATGAGAAATTTCCATTATTAGTACACTAGGGAGATTCTAGTAGAAGAATATCTAGTAGAATTAATTCTAGTAGAATTCTAGTAGAATTAATTCAGAAACGAGACAACATTAAAGGCAGTGAGAAAATCAAACAGCAATTGCTAAGAATTGGATAAAATCCTCAGTAATTGATGTGAATCGCATTTTAGAATTGTTTTCCCTATCttaccaagaaaaaaattaaatttgtcacaACATTGGTCATACTCTTACCGAATTCCACTACAGGTTATCTTCTCTCCTAATTATTAAGTATAATAGGGGCACTAAATGGTTTTATTAAGTTTTGccagtagaaaattaaaaaggaaaaacatttttattcagtAAATTAACAGATTAATCAGAACTATTGATTCCATAAATAGCCGGATTTTCGGGATAGACGGTTAATCTATTTTGGAACACTGTAAAATCGGTTAACCGGTTAAAATCCGATTTAAAACTTcagattaaaatattgaaattttggcaatttttcagaacttaaACTTTGATATAAGATTTAGCACATAGTAACATTGTTTTTCTCAGACAGTTTggaattgtatttatttatttaatggtctattttttttatccccCCTTACCCTTGATACAGGTGTGAAGCTTATCGGCTTATTATGACCAAGATCCCATTTgctatattttgtttaaaagatattttagaatagtttggaaaatttaaaagttcagAACAATCATACTGctgggagttttttttcaatGCAATGAATACAATGCTACTATGaacaaaatgtatatttttcgtaaaattaaatttttttcagcaaaaaattgtcataaaactcatcatttttttaaatcttcattgggaaaatacttaaaaattttgttttagatctgggaaaatgaaaaaaatatatattttgacgATCAAAACAAAAGCGTTTACCTTCTTATCTTCAAAATTCTAAGACTAGCTAAATTTATATATCTtaagtttagaaaaaaataatcttggaagaaaatgaaatttgcaaaaaaaaagatattgaataactatacaaaaataaagaatcagataatttttgaaagttttgaaAATACCAAGATGGCTTAaatcttctttattttctttttgaaagagatttttgttatttttgactGTCTATAggagaatgtaggcatggttcgcacagagtgaaccttcaaacgatgcgaattttctctttgtttgcaaagagctgacttactatttctcatctcgtctcatgagctttataattatctatcttatggctatgaaatgacaaactagctctttgcaaacaaagagaaaatttgcgttgtttgaaggttcactcagtgcgaaccatgccaacttttccctaattacaaaaaaaaatccgtcTCGTTTATACtgactaaattttacttttattgaTCACTTTTACTAATATATGTTTTACTCTGCTGcagtcaaatttaaatttaattagtgAAATTacacattaggggaaagtgctcatgctttgcacggtcccaacctttacaatgactaaatatttcctatgtttctaaataaatacgactccgcaatatattttaaaaacaagacactttcccctagtttttaaaatatcgaagagatgagtcacatttattgaaaaacataggaaaaatttaatcaaagcTTGGGGCCGTATAGAGCATGGGCaatgggcattttcccctagtggatttattgaatttccatggaaaattgatattgtaaaaaatctcagctaaaaagatATAAGTTTATCAGTAATTAAATACCGATTAAATGTTAAGCAattcattattaatttattattataaatataagtTTATAAGtacttttttatcaaaatatttagaaaaacagaaatattgaaaactttgatcagtaataatatttcaaaattattcaaaaggaatattattaaaagaattgactacttttaaaaagaattaaggcttatcataatgtaatttagttttacaGTTAGTTTATGGAGGTAAATTATATAAAGAAAAGGGTcagtaacatttaaaaatgggagaaaaaatcctatttttaaagctgccccatttCAAAGGCGCACCACTTTCTCCTATCCTTATATAAGCCCTAAATAACAATATAGTTTAaactttatttatatttctcttTCCAGAATATTATAGTaaagtggggtaactggatcgttttccgaagagtgctacttaaacgcttgtttttggattgatgaaattctttttacttcttaatccatagaattattcactgtttcattcagaaacataatataaaaaaaatataaaaaatattaaagaaaatttataaaataatgataatactgaaataagtcagcatacactaactgggtcgccttttcgctaattcacttttaaataaacctttggatttaaaatacttttttcacaaagaaaaaacaataaatgttttcaatcaaccagttgtcattagcgaaaatatcactgcttgaaaatttttagtgaagaatccAGGTtacacaagattgaaatgattCGATTATACtcatttatttaatggataaaaatattatttttgctttttctcaaacttgaatagttatattatgttactgtagtgactatattacggaaatagaaataaaaatattattttaagtggattagtcaaaacgatccacatagcgaagcgcccgaattagcacacttgactgtactCTATTaggtattaaaaatttttaacttcgttcaatttgaattttactgTTCTAATTCACTAAAATACTAGTCAAAATATCgcagtttttattttaaatctatATCAAGCTTGTGAATAGATCTAGAAGATGATCTTATCTTTATCTACACAGCCCTATTGATCAACTCTCATTTGGTGTTCTTGTGACAATTGTAATAATTTTCCCGATCTTAATCACAAGTTCACGGAACGTCTGCTTCGTAGCTTGTTCGCCTTGGATTTCGGATAAATCTTTCTTTTCGGTAAATCACAGAAgcagaaagaaaataataaaacatttctGGTGACACTGAGAATTCGGGGTTTGTCGCTTCATCTCATTTTCAAGTCTTTCGTTCCCAAAAACAGAAATCCTAAGAAAAAAGTGATTAAGTGCCTTTTCGATGCAATTTTAAGATTCTGGATTTGAAGTAAAAACTTATGAAACACCCTATTGGAGTATGGATGATGATTGTGAagacaaaatgcattttgtgtgacaggttaATTTGAAATTCCGTACATTATTGCTGGGCAATTTGTGGCTGAAACAATGTATTAATGTCCCATGAATGCAACATACTAACCTTGACATTGGCTGACTTCGGTGGCTCGGGAAAGGCTGATGAAGCAGGTAAAAGCAAAGGTGATGGCAAAGACGCTGAACTTCATTGTTGGTTCTTTTTCTTGTCCAAGACGTTgggtgtatttaaaaaaaatccgcaAAATGCACTGAAATTGGAGGGGAATGGCTTTGAGTTGAAGTGGAGGAAACTAGACCACTTGCATCGTTAAATAACTCGATATTGGAATGAAAGTTTAGCTGGATCAACTGGTTATTATGCAACTTAAAGAAATACGGAGAAGTGGAAGAAATTCAGCAAACAGATGGTAATTGCTGAGTTTCACTCTTCTTCCAAGATTTCATTAACCAAGTCAATACCTTTCAATTATCTGTTAATAATCCTTCTTTGAGTCTCAACAAAGACAAGCACTAATAACACGCAAAAGAACAAATCCAGcaacaaaatttcacttttaatctTTCTTTCAACTCTGTGAAGCACTTTTCTCTGCAAGTTTCTTCACGAGACTCGTACGTTAGTTTGTCTAGAGATACACTGACTTGAGTGTTTGCAGTAAGTCTTTTTATATAACAACCTCTTCAGCTTTTATCCCCCTTTTCTTCTGATGCTTTGTCTCCAAGCACTGAGAACCATTCAAAaggcaaaattatagaatttaatTGATATTCAACTCATTGTACGTTACTTTTGTTCTTCCTCGCAACGCTCATTAAACATTAGATTGACTATCGGTTATTGATTTCTGACCAGAGCATTCAAGTCATACACCTTGCCACACAATCGTCAAGATACCGCTTCATTTGTATGCAATATGTGTATTAGACTAACtggaaaaatttcagaaatttcagaaatttcatacAGGTTATTTTATAAACTAGTTTTTTTGCCTAGAAAATCAGGAACACTaataaaaaagtgttaatgaacagaaaaataaaacaaattatcaCTATATACAAAACTgtctataaaaaatatcaagaaatgAAAAGTAGGAAACTTAAGAAGTCGAAATTTTCAGGGAAACTTTCCGAAATTATTAAATACATAATACATTAAGAAGGTAAatatttaactgcaataaatACCAACCAAAATTATCATTGTTTTCtcataattctatggattttaaATTTCACAAGAGAGCCCCACCTAAATATGATTTTAGACCACACCTTCTCATGAGTTACGTTGAACTCTAAAGTCATTTGGTTTTACTTTCGGTGgccaataaaattaataaagaagCACTATGGGGTTATAGGAACAGATCATGACTAATAACTCCAATCTTTAGGAAACATATTGAGACTttggttaataaaaaataaaccacgCCCATAAATAAACAATTAATAATGTCATAACAATCCTAAAATCTTCTTCAACAATCATCTACTTAATATTTTATggaacagtaggggaaagtcgtctgcctttaaatgcagcagccttcaaatgttgcgattttttcgttgttctcaaaagcataaattatattctattaactattaggtagctatccatcatcctcacaaatcatcaaaaaatggagagcctagctcctatttcctagatgctagatcaaaaaacatgaaaatgagctctaaactgtaattttgatgttccacaaatcatatgatttttcatagtaaaaatcattttacaaataaatcttccattgtgacacatagaaggttaatcaggcttaatatttctgttaatacattttggttcagatgacacaatttttgtgggtggcaaaaatttgcaaatatcaccctgcagcagcctttaaatgctaatgtcgtgtgcctttaaatcctatctttccatacatcaaaacatgtgaaatcgaactcctacttttctctgacgaacgtcatacaaatacttataacctgctatcttgctccggccaggatgtttcaagttgacaattttcaacttcaatggctttttcttccaaattttcaagtgcaaaacagtgcttcagaaaaatgtgaagaaaagttattatttaatgtcttttgactgcagtgatgattttagtgagtgcgttaggcttcaacctaatcatttatagcccatttagttttattgattcaatattctcagtgaaaaaaaaacatttaaaggcagctgcctcgcgtttgaaggcagactatgccagctgccttcatacaaatcgacatcacttttttaatttcctcagaaggaaaaactgaggacttgcgagtgctaaatgaggtaatcatatacgccgaatgaacaagagaattttttggtgtagtagaaaataaaatccattttgtggattcttcagaaaaaaatcttaaatttggaactccatttttcgtttgaaggcagacgactttcccctatttaaaaattagatgTTTCTTGTAAGAAAATTTCCTGAAGAAAGCGTGGAGacatggaaaatttattcaattcaattccaaATGTGCAAACtataaaatgtaagaaattgAGTATACAAAACAAGGgtaccggtcaaaatcccgaaagtcaaaatcccagaagttaaaaacccgaaagccaaaatcctaaaagtctGGAGGTAGGTAGGTTGATAtctctaaaagccaaaattcgtaAAGAAGTGAAATCCCGATTTAGTTAAAATCTTGAacgccataatcccgaaaaccaaaactCCGAACGCCGAAATTCCGAGAGAGCCAacatcccgaattcttaaaagtgttatagatACTCTTACGATTTCTCCGTGATTGCTGAAGCGAAggcaaaggaaattttctgtatcttgTGAAATTAATCCACACACTGCACGGTAAAAAAGTTccgcacatatttgttccaaaaattagttcGTCCACGGACACTATAATTTTTGACACAATCTTAGTCATTTTACGAGattcaaaaagataatcaatatttgtaacgaatttgttccaaaaagtagctcgtccacggacatcgaaaatttttggttttaaatttGTATGTTCTagaagaaacaaaaagatacccaatactagtaacgaatttgttccaaaaaatagctcgtgtagtataaaatcgtatccctcctctcacattCAGTCACCCGTCATCAACGAAGCGAtgaggacgccaaatctatgGTAATTTTCGTGCTatatggtttcacttttttaattcgagattcccttcccctcctgctgccagcactcgcatatgatttcgtcatgcacgcgtctgtataaaacactcaagttgatttttatttgatgttccttatgaactttcgccaccgaaatccatctcgactgaagtataggccttaactgtaaaaCTAAGtcacttacacgaatttgtttcCAACAAttggaacaaaaagattccccatatgagtaacaatttcgttcaaaaaattacctcgtccacggacaccgaaaatttttggaacaaagtgcaacaaattcaactttcaggaacaaatttgtataaaacgaaatcaactcaaatttgcagacattccaccgtatcaaaagggtttcaaaagaaaactctaacaaaattgtaactatatttcgtagtaaaactgtaaagaaaacctTTTGGAAGAAACacatatcttctctaggtacaaattgattccaaaaaatttgttccaaggaaaacttgttccaatattttggtcagtgtccaaaagtttttacactGTATCCTTCGTATTTAAACCTTTCAGGATTTGAACCATTTGGAGttttcttttcaggattttggctcattcgaaattttggcttggCATGTCTTTATGTCCTATTATCAGGATTTAGCCTTTTCGGGTTTTTtagcttttcaagattttgacttttcaagattttgtctttcggaattttaccCGTCGGTACCAATACGAGAAAGGTACATCATTAGtgcaatatttatattttttattgaaaatttgtacgtagaaaaaagaaattaaaaatttgattacaTTTAGGGAGAAGTAGGACACTTGTGAATTGGGGCGCTTTTGAAATAgaacttttttctcctatttgaaTTAAAAGATCCTTATCATGAAGTAGGagaaaaagccctattttaaaaataccccAATTCAATGATATCTCATTTACCTCTTACCAAAGACGACTAAAAATTTTGACTATCTTAttgtatattatattattttttttgatcttTAATTACAATCTTGCATCACAGACATTataataaatgtatttttttttatttattggttacGAAGGCGAGGAATATTTTTTAGCGAACCTGCTAATATAATGAACTTGTAAGGCGTTGCTAATTACTGAACTGCAATGCTATTTCTTATAGaatagaattttatttcaatacttTCTTATAACCTACTCTCCGTATGGCCATAGCCGTCTTAGCGTAGAGACCAACCTCCAGGACAAAACGACGGAAAATTCCTTCTCAGGTTTTAGGGGCAAATGTCCATGCTTTACGCGGTCTCAGGCTTcataatgattaattttttcctatgtcttTCAATAGATTTCACtcaaaaaactttaaaagtattaaaaactAGGGCagagtgtcttgtttttaaaatttattgcggagttgcatttattcagaaacatagaaaaaaatagtacagaaaatagaaaaaatacagAAACATAGAAATCATGAattggccactttcccctatattttgtaTCCCAGTATCAACTTTGAAAGGCTATATCGGCAAAGTGAGTTTATTACGTGCCTTATATTCAAGGGATTTGAAggattcataaattttaaaggtggcctaaaactattttgggcgtGGTCTAAATCGAAACGTGAATGATGGAATAGGCGTGAATTATAAACTGtaatattttaatgtattttttttaatattttaaatttaaatttttaaattgcaatATTGAATAGTTttagggaaattattttatgtttaggAGCAAGCGCCCTACCTTCGGAccactcaagcttcgaacaactcatttttttccaatgcttcaattttcctgaaaagGGCCATTGATCAAATTCAAGgaatatagagaaaatattgaattgttcgaagcttgaggcGTCCGACGGTAGCGCGTTTTTTCTACAGTTTTTATTTGAGTTTAACATCATAATAAATCTTATGGCTAATAAAACACAAATTTGATCACCACCATTGTCTTTGAATTTAAATAGTCTCGTAAAGACTGAGTTTTCTGTATTATATCTTTTATGGCGCTGCGATCGCTCATTTTGCAGGCACATTTTTTACCCCTTCTCTTAAACGATATTTTCTATGTGAGTTGTTTCGGCTAACAAATTGTCAGTGGGCTGGTGTCCAAAGATAATGTCAGCACTCAAGTTAGACCTTTACAAGCATCGGGACTTTCaggaagattttgacaaaagggaAACAGAAAcgcttttaatttatttgcaaccACCTTATATATTCATTACCAATATACGATAAACTAAACCCAATTTTGTCAAGATTTGTCAATTTCATAACGAAAACTTAgtattttactaataaaaattaatttttgataatttttttatttatttttttaacaggtatcatttgatttttttaggaTTGCGAACTAaaattttgacgaaaaaaaTACTGGCGAATTTTCTTCgtttatttaaaacaatttacttcGCTTCAGAAATAAGGTTAATTTCAGTTTTCATTAATAAAAGTCTCCAAAACAGTAAATGATTTCCTAATTTtagttataaattttcaaaaatgaaaattgtaaaaaaaattagaatactCTGTAAatcaaaatatacaaaaagGGTTCTATTTTCACTTCTCAAATGTtaagtagggtggaatcaccacttctcgccagtgccccacttctcgccacttatattgaaatcgctattttttcgcgatttgtgaaataaatgagccgcaaagatctttgtatttttactgctattatagagtcaaaaaataataattattctttttggatttacgattttaagCAAGTACATCAAATCGATCAAATCCAAtctttcttaccaaatatagtaagtgtcatccaatattcatcaagcaaaatatatctttttggataaataatttgtctactgaacatttaattacacttgtggaatacagaaaatttgtatttagttaaataatatttcattttatatcatttttatataaaaatgaagcACGGCGAAGAGTGGTTATCTTCTGGAATTGATATTACTACTTGTCGCCATcacttttcaataggcgacgctaacttcacttcgtagattatTAGTTgccaaatttgcattatttactttctgcaatagacctataatttaatttttcaaaggaaagtgaaagaaaatcgttagaagtgagtaataataaggtgatcatgaggaaaaagaaatacagaatgtattctttttataacattgcctaaaataatcgagtttaaaccttttcaagtgggtggcgagaagtggttacaacactggcgaaaagtggtgaaaagtggcgacaaagtggttatttttgtattgttaataaaaatcagtttataagtagtccagcgttaaattctaggactattgtttttaCGAATCTAAAGCCGatacatctaagtagttttgtgtcaaatttgagttatcttgtaataagatctcaaaagttataataaaattaattcctctttttcctaaacatggcgataagtggttactccaccatATCTATATcgttttttactttaaatttaaattttgtatttctattgaattatttctaattgttcttataaaatatcaataatatctttatatttttatatatattaagACCCTTTCAAAGTCCCAAAgtatttataaatcgattttaTGCAcctttactaaaataaaaaaaaataattttatcgcAAATGGAGGCAATTTTAGTTTAATGGGAGCCAAATTGGACTTTTTGCCTTGGTTTGCGTAGATCGGTACAAAGCGACGCTAGCATCACTCGCGGCGAGATACAAAATCCCTTATGATCTTAAGATTGTGAGctaaatattttgcattatttttcacacattGAACAAActggatatattttttttaatttaactaaaacatT is from Phlebotomus papatasi isolate M1 chromosome 1, Ppap_2.1, whole genome shotgun sequence and encodes:
- the LOC129798241 gene encoding ecdysteroid-regulated 16 kDa protein encodes the protein MKFSVFAITFAFTCFISLSRATEVSQCQAGGAKKLESSEVSISNCQKPPCKLRRKTEVSIEQKFTPEKNLKTLTTTVHAEILGIPLPFIGVDNTSACENIFEEDGTTKASCPLKAGTPYVYKNSFKVLEIYPKTSLVVHWALTHGNKDVTCFEVPAKII